Proteins from one Bombus vancouverensis nearcticus unplaced genomic scaffold, iyBomVanc1_principal scaffold0034, whole genome shotgun sequence genomic window:
- the LOC143304411 gene encoding omega-amidase NIT2-A-like, producing MPEIEGDKLYNTCTIWGPDGTLIAKHRKVHLFDIDIPNKITFRESDSLSPGNSLTTFDVKGCKIGIGICYDIRFEEMARIYRNKGCQMLIYPAAFNMTTGPLHWSLLQRFRANDNQLYVACISPARVP from the exons atgcctgaaatagagggcgataaattgtacaatacctgtactatttggggtcccgatggaactttgatagcaaagcaccgaaag gtacatctattcgacatcgacattcctaataagattacttttcgagagagtgattcactcagtcctggtaactccctaacgacgttcgatgtgaagggctgcaaaataggtattggcatttgctatgatattagattcgaggaaatggcacgcatttatcggaacaaag gttgccaaatgctgatatatccagcggcattcaatatgaccactggaccactgcactggtcattacttcagcgtttcagagcgaatgataatcaattatacgttgcctgcatatcaccggctcgtgttccttaa
- the LOC143304412 gene encoding venom serine protease Bi-VSP-like isoform X1, translating to MVVQMPVIKNAECKIACSKFPNAPDITDGIICAEHAQGGKDSCMADRGGPLLIQHCINLVFNRYCVLCL from the exons atggtagtacaaatgccagtgattaagaacgccgaatgcaaaatagcttgttccaaatttcctaatgcacctgatatcactgatggtataatatgcgccgaacatgctcagggtggaaagGATTCTTGTatg gctgaccgcggcggaccactgctgatacaacattgtattaacctcgtatttaataggtattgtgtcttatgcttataa
- the LOC143304412 gene encoding uncharacterized protein LOC143304412 isoform X2 codes for MMWADDIYNYRGITPTFAQNFNETVPWEGRTDTLISRFVHPICTTNFRTLYNEEPDRRGHVM; via the exons atgatgtgggctgatgacatttataattatcgaggaatcacccctacattcgctcag aattttaatgaaactgtcccttgggaaggaagaactgataccttgatatcacggtttgtacatcctatatgtacgacaaattttagaacattatataacgaagaaccagatcgtcgtggccatgtgatgtga